A region of the Apium graveolens cultivar Ventura chromosome 6, ASM990537v1, whole genome shotgun sequence genome:
ATGCATCATTCTGATCGCTTTGTTTGCACTTCAGCATTATGGCACCCACAGGGTTGGATTTCTATTTGCACCTGTTGTTATTATATGGCTTTTAACCATCAGTGCCATTGGTTTATATAATGTCCTCCATTGGAATCCTCATGTGTACCGAGCACTCTCCCCATATTACATGTATATTTTTCTGAAGAAAACCCAGAAAAAAGGGTGGATGTCCTTGGGTGGGATCTTGCTATGCATAACAGGCAAGTTTATCACCTAAGATGATACTAAATGCTTTAGATTAATGCTATATAAATTAACCATATCTTTTACCCAATATCTAAAGTTTACGACATTATGCAGGTTCAGAAGCTATGTTTGCTGACCTGGGGCACTTCTCCCAGCTGTCAATAAAGGTATTACTTTTGGTTCCTTTTTACTTGACAGCTACTAACTGTTTAAAATCATTTTGTGTTCTCTTTCAAGGATACGTGTTATATTACATACTCCATGTGTCCCGTTCAATTCTATACAGTTTCTTTTTTGGGACGTTCCTCTCAATTGTATACGTTCCAAAATTAGTAAacttttataatataaaaaataactACACCCACTTACATTCACTATTTTCTTCCACTACACCCACTTTATACTTTTAAATATTATTTGGTTCCACCACTTTATCCACTTTTCTTACTTTTCTCCACTAAATTACACTTTTTCTTAACCTCCGTGCCACACCTCCTAAGTATACTAATcaacgggacggagggagtatatgtAAAGAACTGATATTTTTCCAAGGACCTTGCAGAGAGGAGACTCACAGTAATATCATAATTTCATAGCTAGAACAACAATAAACTAAGCCTTGAATAAACTTATATATATTTTTGACATCTTGTATCTTAGGTTTTGCAAATATTGTGTTGTCAATGCATGCTACCCATTTTTTATCAAACACTTGACATTTTGAGACAGACAACATCATGAAGCAAATGCTGTTTTAAATTAGGCTAAGACTCTAAGATGTTGTAGTTTGACACACTCTTTTTACCTCTTATCCGATGCAAGTTTTAGTGTTCGAGGGGAAGTCTTAAAGTGTTAGTGTTAGTTAAACAGAACAAGATTAGTAAATAATATGTATAGTCGAATCAGTCTTAAGAATAGAACGCATGAACATTCACTGTCAGGTTAATGCTAATTGCTGGAAGATATATGAATATCTATGTCCTCTAATTGCCTGCAAATAAGTAGTACAGATATATTATTTAGGCTAATGCTACTTGTCGAACCAGCTCGTGTTCCTTCTGCATTTGTATTTAAGTTGTATCATTTGACGCAGCTGCTCTGTAACATATATTATTAATATAGTTGTTTCTTTTTGCAGATTGCTTTCACAACTTTTGTTTATCCATCTTTGATTCTTGCTTGTAACATATATTATTAATAATAGTTGTTTCTTTTCGCAGATTGCTTTCACAACTTTTGTTTATCCATCTTTGATTCTTGCTTATATGGGCCAAGCTGCATACTTATCTCAGCATCATGTGACTGCTCATGATTACGATGTCGGATTTTATGTTTCTGTCCCAGGTAGGTTTTCCAACCATTTTCTTTAAAAGGAGAATATGAGTAGTGGTTGGCCTCAGCTAACTCGAGATATTAATTCCAGAAAAAGTAAGATTGCCAGTTCTGGTGATTGCCATTCTAGCTGCAGTAGTGGGAAGCCAAGCAATTATTACAGGAACTTTTTCAATCATCAATCAATGTTCTTCACTTGGCTGCTTTCctaaagttaaagtagtccaCACGTCAACTAGCATTCATGGCCAAATCTACATTCCCGAGATCAATTGGATCTTGATGACCTTATGCTTGGCTGTTACAATTGGATTCAGAGACACGAGACGCTTGGGTAATGCTTCAGGTATAAAAATACGAGAGTGGTAATTATATTTTGCAATCAGTGTAGCAATAATTTTTTGTCTGAAGGAGTACAGATTGTTCAAATTCAATTTGCTTGCGTAATTATTAATGACTCTGTCTTGGCATTTCTGGGATCCAGGTTTGGCAGTAATTACTGTGATGCTGGTCACGACCTGCTTAATGTCTGTAGTTATGGTGTTATGCTGGCATCAAAGCATCTTTCGTGCAATTTGCTTTGTGTTGTTCTTTGGGACAATTGAAGCTCTTTACTTTACTGCTTCTCTTGTCAAATTTCTTGAAGGTGCTTGGGTCCCGATTGCTCTCGCACTCTTATTCATGATAGTAATGTATGTTTGGCACTTCGGAACACTCCAGAAGTATGAGTTTGATCTCCAGAATAAGGTCTCTGTTGATTGGTTACTTAGCTTGGGTCCCAGCCTTGGCATAGTACGAGTGCGCGGGATTGGTCTCATTCATACCGAGCTAGTGTCCGGAATACCAGCAATATTCTCCCACTTTGTTACCAACCTTCCAGCCTTTCACCAGGTCCTAGTGTTTCTATGCGTAAAATCTGTACCTGTTCCTCATGTTGAGGAGGAAGAACGTTTTCTTTTGGGTCACATAGGTCCTAAAGAGTACAGGATATACAGGTGCATTGTACGATATGGTTATCGCGATGTTCACAAGGATGATATGGAGTTTGAGAAAGACCTATTTTGCAGTATAGCTGAGTTTATAAGGTCAGGAAAGTCAGACACCAGCAGAGATATACATTCGGGGAACGATAACGAGAAAATGATGGTTGTCGGAAGGCCTTCAACCAGTGCACAAGGTATACATACGTGGGAAGACAATTTAGACAATTGTGAGATTGTTAGCACGTCAGAGCAAAATGATATACAGTCTCCAGAAGTGAACAAGCCAAAGAAAAGGGTGAGGTTTGTCGTTCCAGAAAGCCCAATAATCGACAGAGGAGCGCAAGATGAGTTGCAAGAACTGATAGAAGCTAGAGAATCTGGGGTGGCTTATATATTGGGACATTCCTATATGAAGGCAAAGCCAGGGTCTAGTTTTATGAAAAAGCTTGCAATAAATTATGGATATGAGTTTTTGAGGAGAAATTCGAGAGAATCTACACATGCACTAAGTGTGCCTCATGCATCCACATTAGAGGTTGGAATGGGTTACTATGTATGATGTTGTTAATAGGTGAGATACAAATGCCCTTCGTTCTTTTGGTATAGATTACAGAATATACAGTGTTGTAAATATTTTTGTATATGGCGACGAAGAAAAATGGAGAAATATAAATCAAATTTTTGATCTAGCAGCTCTATGGTAAAACAGGAAAATATATGTGTCTGATTTAGTGGTGTTATGGCCTTAGAGCATCCACAACCCTCGTGGTCAACTCCCACGGGACACTTACACATTCTCTGTCACGTCATCCGAAATGACCCCATAAAAAAAGTGACCACAATCTATCCAATGTTAAGCCCACTTCCCACATTTGTGTAGCACTCttgtattattattatattatatatctaataactgtttttattatttgattttaattttaatttattagtatacaaattttaataataaaattgaagtgatttttttttaaatgtcagtaaaataaaaaatatgaccCGTAATTAAAATGcattatattattaaaaacatGAAATTGAAAACAACACACAagaaaacataaaatttaaacgTTACAATTTAACGATTCTCGTTGAACTGCGAGATATGCTCAACCAAGTCATTTTGTAGCTGACGATGTGCCCGTCTATCACGCATCTGCATACTGTTTTGAATATATGTTTCGTACGGGATAGAGGGTTCTTCACCTAAATTTGGTTGCGATAAACCATTTGTTGCATCGTCAAGGTTGGGAATGAACCAAATTGAGTGGCATATGTGTCCCTTTCATCTTCAACAATCATATTATGTATTATGATGCATGCTCTCATGATTCTCCAAGATCTTCTTTGTCCCAAAAGCGTGCTGGACCACGTACAATTGCAAAACGAGACTGTAACACACCAAACGCTCGTTCAACGTCTTTTCGTTGGCTTTCTtgatattttgaaaataattttcttTTCTCACCTTGTGGACGTGGTATCGTTTTAACGAATGTTGCCCATTCAGGATATATTCCATCAGTTAAGTAATACCCCATATTATAATTATTTCCGTTGATTGTATAATTTACCTCTGGAGCACGACCTTGTAGGATATCATCAAATACCGGTGACCGATCTAAAACATTTATATCATTATTTGATCCGGAAACTCCAAAAAATGCATGTCATATCCATAGATCAGATGAAGCAACCGCTTCCAGGATAATTGTTGCAACTCCTTTATGACCGCTCATGAACATTCCCTTCCATGCTTTTGGACAATTTTTCAATTGCCAGTGCATGCAATCAATACTACCCATCATACCGGGAAAGCCACGAGCCTCACCCATCTGCAATAGACGTTGCATGTCATTCGAGTTTGGCTTTCGTAGGTATTCACCCTCAAATATCGTAATTACATTTGAGACGAACTTTTTCAAGCCTTCAACTGCGGTGCTCTCTCCAATACGAACGTAATCATCAACAGCGTCAGCAGATACACCGTATGCCAACATACGCATTGCCGCAGTGCATTTTTGTAAAGGTGGTAAACCTTTTCTTCCCACTGCATCAATCCTCTGTTGAAAGTATGGATCAAAATTTGAAACAGCATCCACGATACGAAGAAAGACATGTCTTCCCATACGGAATCTTCGTCGAAATATATTTTCTGGATATACAGGATTTGGTGAAAAATAATCATTCACCAGACGACGATGACCTCCTTCACGATCTCTGTAAATATTTCTTCGGGGTgtggatgttgagttatgtccATGTATTTTATGAAAGAGCTCGAGTTGACGATTTCTTTTAGTGTCATCGAAAAACTCTTCTTCAAATTCTTCAATGAATTCTTCAGTGAAGCTTTCTAGTGTGGGTGTTTGATTCATGTTGATGTGAATTGAAAGAGATGATACGTCTAGTTTATATAGAAGGTAAAAACGAATATATTCTAGCTTCCAACAGCTagtttacaaataaataaaaacaagCAATAACTTCCAACGGCTagtttacaaataaataaaaacaagCACTAGCTTCCAACAGCTagtttacaaataaataaaaacaagCATTAGCTTTCAACAGCTAGTTTCTTGCCATAATTTTCTCAAGTAATTTTGCATGAGCCATCCGCTGAGCATCATTCATTTTTTCAGTATCCGCCAAAATGACTTGTAAATCCATTTCAGCATGCTTCGCCTCAAGCTCCCTTCGTCGAGTCTAAATGTCTTTTTGACGAATTTCATTCACGGTTTCCATTATAGTCATTTTCCTCAAATCATTAGCTTCGAAAGCTTCATATTCTTCAACTTCTGCTGTTGTTGCCTTCCCCTTTCCCTTCCTTTTAGCTGCTTTTGTACCTTTAGGACGAATCGGTTCAAATTCATCAGATGTTGGCGTATCATTATTTCCCTCCGATGAGTAAGTTCCAGAACTACTTAATTTAGTTCTTTTAGAACTTTCACTAGTTTTAGGAGTTCTCCGCTTGGGTTGTCTACGAAGTTCACGCCAATGATTGTCAAAGTTAGACTTCTTCTTGTAATATTTTAAATGAAGTGCATTAGCTTCCTCAATTATGTTGTCCAAGTTTGAACCGCTCCCGACTCTTCGTAGAGCCTCATCATGACACGATCCAAATTTTTGAGCACCTTCATTTATTCGTTGCCACCTTTTTTTCATTGCCATAACTCCTCTCTTAATAACACCAGGATTATATTCTTCACAATATTGACGAATTCGGTCCCAAAATGCATCGGCTTTTTGATCTGTACCGACTAATGGATCGATTGACACATTCAACCATGCACTTATTAAGAGTTTATCTTCAACCCACTTCCACTGACCAATAGTTTCTCGTACCTCTTCGGTTTCCTCGCAATCATCATTTAGATCAATAATATTTTCATGACCAAAGGCGGGGACTTGCGTTTCCGGAGAATTTTAAATATTGATAGGTGTTTGATGGGTTTCAAATTGTGGATTCGAAAAAGGACGAAATGGAAACGGATATGGAGAATTTTGAGGATATGAAAATGGAAATTGAGAATTTTGAGAATGTGGAAATTGGTATTGAGAATTCGAATTTTGTGAATTAAATGCTAAATTTTGTGGGTTTGGAAAATAAGAATTTTGATATGGATATGGAAATTGAGGGTTTAGATTTTGAGGAGTTGAATTTTGATTTGAAGATGGGGGATTATTTGAATTCATCTTTTgctaatataatttttttgagaATTAAGGAGTGTAAATAATAGGTGTTTGGGGATTGGTATTtatagaaaataaaattataacCGTTATATATACGTTGATATTACAACGTTCATATTTATTAACGGCTAAATCCTCAATGTTCATATTCATATTATTTGCTGAGATGCTACAGCTTTTTGCAAAGTCAagttaaaaaacaaaaaaaaatgaaacTGTCCCAGCCCACCAAGGAGGCACCGGACCAGTTTGCTAAAAATGCTGCAATGCAAGAGAGGGCCACTTCCGCCAAGACAAGTCATTTCATTTGTTCCAACGTTCCAAATGACCCCGTGCTGCGGGTGGTCTTATGGTCGTTTCGTCCCTGACCGGTTCAAATTTTGTTAGAGACAATGTGGTGGATAGGTGAGTGTGTTTAACTGTAAACAAGAACTTTACATGTTATCTGATGTTAC
Encoded here:
- the LOC141664565 gene encoding glutathione S-transferase T3-like; this encodes MNMNIEDLAVNKYERCNINETEEVRETIGQWKWVEDKLLISAWLNVSIDPLVGTDQKADAFWDRIRQYCEEYNPGVIKRGVMAMKKRWQRINEGAQKFGSCHDEALRRVGSGSNLDNIIEEANALHLKYYKKKSNFDNHWRELRRQPKRRTPKTSESSKRTKLSSSGTYSSEGNNDTPTSDEFEPIRPKGTKAAKRKGKGKATTAEVEEYEAFEANDLRKMTIMETVNEIRQKDI
- the LOC141667199 gene encoding potassium transporter 6-like; this translates as MDLETGSNKNHVKKESWRTVLTLAYQSLGVVYGDLSTSPLYVFNSTFAEDINHSETNEEIYGVLSFVFWTLTLVPLVKYVFIVLKADDNGEGGTFALYSLLCRHARVSSLPNNQLADEELSCYKKEISTSPVPDEFVSRVKSTLEKHRVLQRILLILALIGACMVIGDGILTPAISVFSAVSGVEQLAMHKEHHKYVEVPIACIILIALFALQHYGTHRVGFLFAPVVIIWLLTISAIGLYNVLHWNPHVYRALSPYYMYIFLKKTQKKGWMSLGGILLCITGSEAMFADLGHFSQLSIKIAFTTFVYPSLILAYMGQAAYLSQHHVTAHDYDVGFYVSVPEKVRLPVLVIAILAAVVGSQAIITGTFSIINQCSSLGCFPKVKVVHTSTSIHGQIYIPEINWILMTLCLAVTIGFRDTRRLGNASGLAVITVMLVTTCLMSVVMVLCWHQSIFRAICFVLFFGTIEALYFTASLVKFLEGAWVPIALALLFMIVMYVWHFGTLQKYEFDLQNKVSVDWLLSLGPSLGIVRVRGIGLIHTELVSGIPAIFSHFVTNLPAFHQVLVFLCVKSVPVPHVEEEERFLLGHIGPKEYRIYRCIVRYGYRDVHKDDMEFEKDLFCSIAEFIRSGKSDTSRDIHSGNDNEKMMVVGRPSTSAQGIHTWEDNLDNCEIVSTSEQNDIQSPEVNKPKKRVRFVVPESPIIDRGAQDELQELIEARESGVAYILGHSYMKAKPGSSFMKKLAINYGYEFLRRNSRESTHALSVPHASTLEVGMGYYV